One Edaphobacter lichenicola DNA window includes the following coding sequences:
- a CDS encoding purine-nucleoside phosphorylase, translating into MTETNKTIDLYGKAQAAAHYIRSKTPLQPALGIILGSGLGSFATHVKSATRIPYADIPHFPQSTVQGHSGHLVLGQIAGVPVAVMQGRVHAYEGYSMEQVTFPTRVLGLLGCKTLIVTNAAGGIRTTLAQGSIVAISDHINLTGTNAALGPNEPRFTVLGTPAQRFFDMSTAYSLRLRTLAIEEAARQEFLLTEGVYLAVLGPSFETPAEIRAFRTLGADLVGMSTVHEVIVARHMGIEVLGLSLVTNMAAGVPAYGRETADTIDHEEVMETGKRVERQFTCLLTALIPQIAAQPATLQPATTNQL; encoded by the coding sequence ATGACCGAGACCAACAAGACGATCGACCTCTACGGCAAAGCGCAAGCCGCCGCCCACTACATCCGCAGCAAGACCCCACTCCAGCCAGCTCTCGGCATCATCCTCGGCTCCGGTCTCGGCAGCTTCGCCACCCACGTCAAATCCGCCACCCGCATCCCCTACGCCGACATCCCCCACTTCCCTCAGTCCACCGTCCAGGGCCACTCCGGCCACCTCGTCCTCGGCCAGATCGCCGGCGTCCCCGTAGCCGTCATGCAGGGCCGCGTCCACGCCTACGAGGGCTACAGCATGGAGCAGGTCACCTTCCCCACCCGCGTCCTCGGTCTCCTCGGTTGCAAAACCCTCATCGTCACCAACGCCGCCGGCGGCATCCGCACCACCCTTGCGCAGGGCTCCATCGTCGCAATCTCCGACCACATCAACCTCACCGGAACCAACGCAGCCCTCGGCCCCAACGAGCCCCGCTTCACCGTCCTTGGAACCCCAGCCCAGCGCTTCTTCGACATGTCCACCGCCTACTCCCTCCGCCTCCGCACCCTCGCCATCGAAGAGGCCGCCCGCCAGGAGTTTCTCCTCACCGAAGGCGTCTATCTCGCCGTCCTCGGGCCTAGCTTCGAAACCCCCGCCGAGATCCGCGCCTTCCGCACCCTCGGAGCCGATCTCGTCGGCATGTCCACCGTTCACGAGGTCATCGTCGCCCGCCACATGGGCATCGAAGTCCTCGGCCTCTCCCTCGTCACCAACATGGCCGCCGGCGTCCCCGCCTACGGACGCGAAACCGCCGACACCATCGACCACGAAGAGGTCATGGAGACAGGCAAGCGCGTAGAAAGACAGTTCACCTGCCTCCTCACCGCCCTCATCCCCCAAATTGCAGCCCAGCCCGCAACCCTCCAACCCGCAACGACAAACCAATTGTGA
- a CDS encoding lysophospholipid acyltransferase family protein: MRGAEVNVAIAVWRFLRSGLRSFLFVGLLVAAVVDCWMRRPRVGAEGAVWIHGWCRRIVRVLGFECMVEGAVPSGGAVVSNHLSYLDILLYSSVQPFVMVAKKEVRGWPLLGWLTAQAGTVYVERGGGPKTYPAVNAAMAEAYRSGLPVLFFPEGTTTDGAEVLPFRRGLFHSVLNGGVALRVAALRYSLDPHVVNAGATVGEDVCWWGDMEFGSHMFKFLGLRGLRAKIRFGEEIVERGDRFVLSETAQGVVAEMYEGLGLEAGANVGWEHDSELVGAL; encoded by the coding sequence TTGAGGGGTGCTGAGGTGAATGTGGCGATCGCTGTGTGGCGATTTTTGCGTTCGGGGCTGCGTAGTTTTTTGTTTGTAGGACTGCTGGTGGCGGCGGTGGTGGACTGCTGGATGAGACGGCCCAGGGTTGGGGCTGAGGGTGCTGTTTGGATTCATGGGTGGTGCCGACGGATCGTGAGGGTGCTGGGGTTCGAGTGCATGGTGGAGGGGGCGGTTCCGTCGGGCGGGGCGGTGGTGTCGAATCACCTGAGTTACCTGGATATTCTGCTGTATAGCTCGGTGCAGCCGTTTGTGATGGTGGCGAAGAAGGAGGTGCGGGGCTGGCCGCTGCTGGGCTGGCTGACGGCGCAGGCGGGGACGGTGTATGTGGAGCGGGGCGGTGGGCCGAAGACGTATCCGGCGGTGAATGCTGCGATGGCGGAGGCTTATCGGAGCGGCTTGCCAGTGCTGTTCTTTCCGGAGGGCACGACGACCGATGGAGCAGAGGTGCTGCCGTTTCGGCGGGGGTTGTTTCACTCGGTGTTGAACGGTGGGGTTGCGTTGCGGGTTGCGGCGCTGAGGTATTCGCTTGATCCGCATGTGGTGAATGCCGGCGCGACGGTTGGGGAGGATGTGTGCTGGTGGGGCGATATGGAGTTTGGGTCGCACATGTTCAAATTTCTTGGGCTGCGAGGGCTGCGGGCAAAGATACGGTTTGGGGAGGAGATCGTCGAGCGGGGGGACCGGTTTGTGCTCTCGGAGACGGCGCAGGGGGTGGTGGCGGAGATGTATGAAGGGCTGGGGCTGGAGGCTGGGGCGAACGTCGGGTGGGAGCACGACTCCGAGTTGGTTGGGGCGCTTTAG
- a CDS encoding GNAT family N-acetyltransferase, with protein sequence MLTVTESRSIALLPNRAVSPELPSKKDIRLEAGDYVVRLALSEGERAAAYRLRFLVFNLEMNEGLESAYADGYDKDHFDDVCDHMIVQERSTGAIVGTYRMQMGDVAGKYFGYYGEQEFCFKPYEAMRGQIVELGRACIHREHRSSEVLHLLWRGIARYALVNGGRYMMGCCSLTSQDAEMGHAVYESLRGCMVEPALLTVATAPFRLPAAKVEMTEVRAPKLLRAYLTIGAKICSEPAIDRDFKTIDFLTLLDLQTLHPRVAKRFLEGC encoded by the coding sequence ATGCTTACAGTGACTGAGTCGCGGTCTATCGCACTTCTTCCGAATAGGGCTGTGTCTCCGGAGCTGCCGTCGAAGAAGGATATTCGACTGGAGGCTGGAGATTACGTTGTGCGGCTGGCGTTGAGCGAGGGGGAGCGGGCCGCGGCGTACAGGCTGCGCTTTCTGGTGTTCAACCTGGAGATGAACGAAGGGCTTGAGTCGGCCTATGCGGATGGGTACGACAAGGATCACTTCGATGATGTGTGCGACCACATGATTGTGCAAGAGCGCAGCACAGGCGCGATTGTGGGGACGTACCGGATGCAGATGGGGGATGTGGCCGGGAAGTACTTTGGGTACTACGGCGAGCAGGAGTTTTGCTTCAAGCCGTATGAGGCTATGCGTGGACAGATTGTGGAGCTGGGCCGGGCGTGCATTCATCGGGAGCATCGGTCGTCGGAGGTGCTGCATCTGCTGTGGCGGGGGATTGCGCGGTATGCGCTGGTGAACGGGGGGCGGTACATGATGGGGTGCTGCTCGCTGACGTCGCAGGATGCGGAGATGGGCCATGCGGTGTATGAGTCGCTGCGCGGCTGCATGGTGGAGCCGGCGCTGTTGACGGTTGCTACGGCTCCGTTTCGATTGCCGGCGGCGAAGGTTGAGATGACGGAGGTTCGTGCTCCAAAGCTGCTGCGGGCCTATCTGACGATTGGAGCGAAGATCTGCAGCGAGCCGGCGATCGATCGCGACTTCAAGACGATCGATTTTCTGACGCTGCTGGATCTGCAGACGCTGCATCCGCGGGTGGCGAAGAGATTTCTTGAGGGGTGCTGA
- a CDS encoding lysophospholipid acyltransferase family protein → MNFFRAAWRSVRLAGMFVRFGAELALTRPSTREARADWLHRFCATAMREMGIEISVAGSFPERGAVISNHLSYLDIVVFAAVHPCVFVSKAEIRSWPVVGWMTTMSGTVYVERGHGGSAMKARAEMQAALDAGLPVVFFPEGTTSNGNGLLKFHSGLLAQAMDGGAPVTAACLRYELREDNGAGVSVADDVCYWGDRNMLGHVFTFLGLRGVRAEVRFAEEPMEFSSDVLHRKRAAVEARAAVAALRTNTFREGEQVAGEMHHF, encoded by the coding sequence GTGAACTTTTTTCGGGCTGCGTGGCGGAGCGTTCGACTGGCGGGGATGTTTGTGAGGTTCGGTGCGGAGTTGGCGCTGACGCGCCCGTCGACACGAGAGGCGCGGGCTGATTGGCTGCATCGCTTTTGTGCGACGGCGATGCGGGAGATGGGGATTGAGATTAGTGTTGCGGGGAGTTTTCCTGAGCGTGGGGCGGTGATCTCGAATCACCTGAGCTATCTGGACATCGTGGTGTTTGCGGCGGTGCATCCGTGTGTGTTTGTGTCGAAGGCGGAGATCAGGAGCTGGCCGGTGGTGGGGTGGATGACGACGATGTCGGGGACGGTTTATGTTGAGCGGGGGCATGGCGGGTCGGCCATGAAGGCGCGGGCGGAGATGCAGGCGGCGCTGGACGCGGGATTGCCGGTGGTGTTTTTTCCTGAGGGGACGACGAGCAATGGAAATGGGTTGCTGAAGTTTCATAGCGGGCTGCTGGCGCAGGCGATGGATGGTGGCGCTCCGGTGACGGCGGCTTGTCTTCGCTATGAACTTCGAGAAGACAATGGGGCAGGTGTGAGCGTTGCGGATGACGTCTGCTACTGGGGGGACCGGAATATGCTGGGGCATGTCTTTACCTTTCTCGGGCTGCGCGGGGTGCGGGCGGAGGTTCGGTTTGCCGAGGAGCCGATGGAGTTTTCGAGCGATGTGCTGCACCGGAAGCGGGCGGCGGTGGAGGCTCGGGCGGCGGTGGCTGCGCTGAGAACTAACACCTTTAGGGAAGGAGAGCAGGTGGCGGGGGAGATGCACCATTTTTGA
- a CDS encoding DUF2062 domain-containing protein yields MHPNESNLSVDSQVPASVHHNWLYRRVALPVLALLRMGASPEKLAWSLAVGLLIGINPILGSTTVLCLAVAFLLRLNIAASQLGNHIVYPLQLVLVIPFIRLASRVFNTAPMPLSANELLHAARERPLALSRQLWLWEWHAFILWAIFAAIAIPVIALALTPFLRRLLKRVEHHQYPLLASTQPDNSPH; encoded by the coding sequence GTGCACCCTAACGAATCCAACCTCAGCGTCGACAGCCAAGTCCCCGCATCCGTTCATCACAACTGGCTCTATCGCCGCGTCGCACTCCCCGTCCTCGCGCTCCTTCGCATGGGAGCGTCGCCGGAAAAACTAGCCTGGAGCCTCGCCGTAGGACTGCTCATCGGCATCAACCCCATCCTAGGCAGCACCACCGTCCTCTGCCTCGCCGTAGCCTTCCTCCTGCGCCTCAACATAGCCGCCTCACAGCTAGGCAACCACATCGTCTATCCACTCCAACTCGTCCTCGTCATCCCGTTCATCCGCCTCGCCAGCCGCGTCTTCAACACCGCACCTATGCCCCTCTCGGCAAACGAGCTCCTCCACGCCGCCCGCGAGCGTCCCCTCGCCCTCTCCCGTCAGCTCTGGCTATGGGAGTGGCACGCCTTCATCCTCTGGGCCATCTTCGCCGCGATCGCAATCCCAGTCATCGCACTCGCACTCACCCCATTCCTGCGAAGACTCCTCAAGCGCGTCGAACACCACCAGTACCCGCTTCTCGCATCAACACAACCGGACAACAGCCCTCACTAG
- a CDS encoding phospholipase C/P1 nuclease family protein, translated as MGLVRVAAAVALLPVMTVQQSLAWGRDGHMMINRLAGAALPSDVPEFLRSKQGLDALEYYGPEPDRWKSPLEPELNAAGFPEHYIDLEWADLIGELPRRRYDYVRALEFAQKSHLDLALTPEKVGLQPYVTVEVWERLKSAMRDYRKLKEDHKETKPSECEIVFLAGWLGHYVADGSQPLHTTIQYNGWTGPNPKGYTTEHRIHALFESTFVSANVKPGEVAPLIAEKPVVLGDVFTDYMAYLRHTNSLVEKTYQLEKAGAFAGAGTPEGKAFAEERLAAGATELRDMIYSAWVKSAEPLPPSKWAD; from the coding sequence ATGGGCTTGGTTCGAGTTGCGGCAGCAGTGGCTTTGCTGCCGGTGATGACGGTTCAGCAGAGTTTGGCGTGGGGCAGGGATGGGCACATGATGATTAATCGATTGGCAGGGGCTGCGCTGCCTTCGGACGTGCCGGAGTTTTTACGATCGAAGCAGGGGCTGGATGCGCTGGAATACTACGGGCCGGAGCCGGACCGGTGGAAGTCGCCGCTGGAGCCGGAGCTAAATGCGGCGGGTTTTCCGGAACATTACATCGATCTGGAGTGGGCGGACCTGATTGGGGAGTTGCCGAGGCGGCGTTATGACTATGTGCGTGCGCTTGAGTTTGCACAGAAGTCGCACCTGGATCTGGCACTGACTCCTGAGAAGGTGGGGCTGCAGCCTTATGTAACCGTTGAAGTTTGGGAGCGGTTGAAGAGTGCGATGCGGGACTATCGGAAGCTGAAGGAAGACCACAAGGAGACGAAGCCTTCAGAGTGCGAGATTGTGTTTCTGGCGGGATGGCTGGGGCACTATGTTGCGGATGGTTCGCAGCCGCTGCATACGACGATCCAGTACAACGGGTGGACGGGGCCGAATCCGAAGGGGTATACGACGGAGCATAGGATTCATGCGCTGTTCGAGTCTACTTTTGTGTCTGCCAATGTGAAGCCGGGAGAGGTGGCTCCCTTGATTGCGGAGAAGCCGGTGGTGCTGGGGGATGTGTTTACCGACTACATGGCTTATCTGCGGCATACGAACTCGCTGGTGGAGAAGACGTATCAGTTGGAGAAGGCTGGTGCGTTTGCGGGGGCGGGAACGCCGGAGGGGAAGGCTTTTGCTGAGGAGAGGCTGGCAGCGGGAGCTACGGAGTTGCGGGACATGATCTATTCGGCGTGGGTGAAGAGCGCTGAGCCGCTGCCGCCTTCGAAGTGGGCGGACTAG
- the pncB gene encoding nicotinate phosphoribosyltransferase — protein MNVNFAERAHNHNWKLDPIVRSLLDTDFYKLLMLQFIWKNFPKIHVTSEVTNRTVSVRLSEHVPMAMLVDQMEHVRGLRFRRSEIIWLAGNTFYGTRSIFEPAFLEWLERDFRLSDYTVTEHDGQIVVRFEGLWTEVTMWEVYGLALVSEMKTRAALSTLSELELDVLYARAKTKLWEKIELLRRVPEVRISEFGTRRRHSFLWQEYVIQVMRAALGASLSGTSNTFLAYKHDLEAMGTNAHELPMAMAALANGDDALHQSQYHVLELWQKSYGGELLIMLPDTFGTTQFLEGAPDWVADWTGQRCDSKDPSVAGDEYIAWLLRHGRDSRKKRLIASDGLDVVEILRLHHYFHGRIRFSAGWGTLLTNDFRGCDPRGETRLDPISLVCKLMTVEGRPAVKLSDNARKATGPAEEIARYRRVFGSVAVEGALVTV, from the coding sequence ATGAACGTTAACTTTGCGGAACGGGCCCATAACCATAACTGGAAGTTGGACCCGATTGTACGGTCGCTGCTGGATACGGACTTCTACAAGCTGCTGATGTTGCAGTTTATCTGGAAGAACTTTCCGAAGATTCATGTGACTTCGGAGGTTACAAATAGGACGGTGTCGGTGCGGCTGTCGGAGCATGTCCCGATGGCGATGCTGGTGGACCAGATGGAGCATGTGCGCGGGCTGCGGTTTCGGCGGTCGGAGATTATCTGGCTGGCGGGAAATACGTTTTATGGGACGCGGTCGATCTTTGAGCCGGCGTTTCTGGAGTGGCTGGAGAGGGACTTTCGGCTGTCGGATTACACGGTGACCGAACACGATGGGCAGATTGTGGTGCGGTTTGAGGGGTTGTGGACCGAGGTGACGATGTGGGAGGTCTATGGGCTGGCGCTGGTGAGTGAGATGAAGACTCGGGCGGCGTTGAGTACCCTGAGCGAGCTGGAGCTGGATGTTTTGTATGCGCGGGCGAAGACGAAGCTTTGGGAGAAGATTGAGCTACTGCGCAGGGTTCCTGAGGTGAGGATTTCGGAGTTTGGGACGCGTCGGCGGCATAGCTTTCTTTGGCAGGAGTATGTGATCCAGGTGATGCGGGCGGCGTTGGGGGCGAGCCTGTCGGGGACTTCGAATACTTTTCTCGCGTACAAGCATGACCTGGAGGCGATGGGAACGAATGCGCATGAGCTGCCGATGGCGATGGCGGCCCTGGCGAACGGCGATGACGCTTTGCATCAGTCGCAGTATCACGTGCTGGAGCTTTGGCAGAAGAGCTATGGCGGGGAGTTGTTGATCATGCTGCCGGATACGTTTGGGACGACGCAGTTCCTCGAGGGCGCGCCGGATTGGGTGGCGGACTGGACGGGGCAGCGGTGCGACAGCAAGGATCCGTCTGTCGCCGGCGATGAATATATCGCGTGGCTGCTGCGGCATGGGCGGGATTCACGCAAAAAACGGCTGATTGCGTCCGATGGGCTGGACGTGGTCGAGATTCTTCGGCTGCATCATTACTTCCACGGACGCATACGCTTCAGCGCCGGCTGGGGGACGCTGCTGACGAACGATTTTCGCGGATGCGACCCTCGGGGGGAGACGAGGCTCGATCCGATCAGCCTGGTGTGCAAGCTGATGACGGTGGAGGGTCGGCCGGCGGTGAAGCTGTCGGATAATGCGCGGAAGGCTACTGGGCCGGCGGAGGAGATTGCTCGGTATCGGCGGGTGTTTGGGAGTGTGGCGGTGGAGGGGGCTTTGGTTACGGTTTAG
- a CDS encoding SpoIIE family protein phosphatase, whose product MKSEPQATSSPRIFAEPAERECPECPYLRIFKSTVYVRNHDKSLKFYVDQLGFSIVADAHFDFDGRWVAIAPPDGSAVLALMAPKPGSENYKLIGRNTQIGFISEDINTTYELWRNRGVRFHHPPQQTIFGATVAGFYDIDGNSFELLGSNEISREIERQRLHATEKIEADRRTAQEFEIARRVQARLFPQTLPPLETLDYAGICIQARHVGGDYYDFLSLGHGRLGLVIGDIAGKGIAGALLMANLQANLRSQFSLARDEPHSFLQSVNRLFFQNTIDSAYATVFFADYEDSTRLLRYANCGHLCAIVLRHNGDVERLHSTATVLGLFEEWHSPIVECPLAPGDLFTLYTDGVTESFNESEEEFGEDRLIAALERHSKLPPQALLSAIVDEIKLFSPQEQHDDITLIVAKCTPAKLKQQPTRPKGRPRQSIPPRKGIPVTK is encoded by the coding sequence GTGAAGTCTGAACCTCAGGCAACCTCTTCCCCCCGCATCTTCGCCGAACCGGCCGAGCGCGAGTGTCCGGAGTGCCCCTACCTGCGCATCTTCAAATCCACCGTCTACGTCCGCAACCACGACAAGAGCCTCAAGTTCTACGTCGACCAGCTCGGCTTCAGCATCGTCGCCGACGCCCACTTCGACTTCGACGGCCGCTGGGTCGCCATCGCCCCTCCCGACGGCTCCGCTGTCCTCGCCCTCATGGCACCCAAGCCCGGCTCAGAGAACTACAAACTCATCGGCCGCAACACCCAGATCGGATTCATCTCCGAGGACATCAACACCACCTACGAGCTCTGGCGCAACCGCGGCGTCCGCTTCCATCACCCGCCTCAGCAGACCATCTTCGGTGCCACCGTAGCCGGCTTCTACGACATCGACGGCAACTCCTTCGAACTCCTCGGCTCCAACGAGATCAGCCGCGAGATCGAGCGCCAGCGCCTCCACGCCACCGAGAAGATCGAGGCCGACCGCCGCACCGCGCAGGAGTTCGAGATCGCCCGCCGGGTCCAGGCCCGCCTCTTCCCCCAAACCCTCCCCCCGCTCGAAACCCTCGACTACGCCGGCATCTGCATCCAGGCCCGCCACGTCGGCGGCGACTACTACGACTTCCTCTCCCTCGGCCACGGACGCCTCGGCCTCGTCATCGGCGACATCGCCGGCAAAGGCATCGCCGGCGCGCTCCTCATGGCAAACCTCCAGGCCAACCTTCGCAGCCAGTTCAGCCTCGCCCGCGACGAGCCCCACAGCTTCCTGCAATCGGTCAACCGCCTCTTCTTCCAGAACACCATCGACAGCGCCTACGCTACGGTCTTCTTCGCCGACTATGAAGACAGCACCCGCCTCCTCCGCTACGCCAACTGCGGCCACCTCTGCGCCATCGTCCTCCGTCACAACGGCGACGTCGAACGCCTCCACTCCACCGCCACCGTCCTCGGCCTCTTCGAAGAGTGGCACTCCCCCATCGTCGAGTGTCCGCTCGCCCCAGGAGACCTCTTCACCCTCTACACCGACGGCGTCACCGAATCCTTCAACGAGTCCGAAGAGGAGTTCGGCGAAGACCGCCTCATCGCCGCCCTCGAGCGCCACTCCAAGCTCCCGCCCCAGGCCCTTCTCTCCGCCATCGTCGACGAGATCAAGCTGTTCAGCCCCCAAGAGCAACACGACGACATCACCCTCATCGTCGCAAAGTGCACCCCAGCAAAACTAAAGCAACAACCCACCCGACCAAAGGGAAGACCGAGGCAGTCCATCCCACCCAGAAAAGGTATACCCGTCACGAAGTGA
- a CDS encoding helix-turn-helix transcriptional regulator — protein sequence MKNRLRVLRAERNWSQADLAERLEVSRQSVNAIETGKFDPSLPLAFKLARLFNSPIETIFTDEE from the coding sequence ATGAAGAACCGCCTCCGCGTCCTTCGCGCCGAACGCAACTGGAGTCAGGCCGATCTAGCCGAACGACTCGAAGTCTCCCGGCAATCCGTCAACGCGATCGAGACCGGCAAGTTTGATCCAAGCCTTCCACTCGCCTTCAAACTCGCTCGCCTCTTCAACAGCCCCATCGAAACCATCTTCACCGACGAAGAATAA